One genomic segment of Nocardia spumae includes these proteins:
- a CDS encoding NUDIX hydrolase, translating to MVSDRRVTANIIAAGAVVWRRPAAGGPVEVALVHRPKYDDWSLPKGKLDPGETAMIAAVREVAEETGLHCRLGRYLGRVTYPVPGHRKLKRVDYWAATPVDGEFVTNSEVDQLRWHRVDRVMDELSYPMDRRIIRNFRRLPPDTSTLLLVRHAKAGRRERFTGPDDERPLEKAGRAQVQTLTPNLLAFGPTAVHSAPPVRCVHTVAPVAEALGLEIVPEPLLSETGYAAAPQAGVDRLRALVSPDSVPLVCSQGKVIPDLLQRWADDSGLTLPPARNRKGTAWVLSVAGDRLVAADHLDRSLRTH from the coding sequence GTGGTCTCCGATCGCCGGGTCACCGCCAACATCATCGCCGCCGGGGCGGTCGTGTGGCGTCGGCCGGCGGCCGGCGGGCCGGTCGAGGTCGCCCTCGTCCATCGGCCCAAATACGATGATTGGTCCCTGCCCAAGGGAAAACTCGATCCGGGCGAAACCGCGATGATCGCGGCCGTGCGCGAAGTGGCCGAGGAAACCGGTCTGCACTGCCGTTTGGGCCGCTATCTCGGTCGGGTCACATATCCGGTACCGGGACATCGCAAACTCAAACGCGTCGACTACTGGGCGGCCACGCCCGTCGACGGCGAATTCGTCACCAATTCCGAAGTCGATCAACTGCGGTGGCATCGGGTCGACCGGGTGATGGACGAGCTGTCCTATCCGATGGACCGCCGAATCATCCGGAATTTCCGGCGGCTACCACCGGATACCTCGACTCTGCTGCTGGTGCGCCACGCCAAGGCCGGCCGCCGGGAGCGTTTCACCGGCCCCGACGACGAACGACCGCTGGAAAAGGCCGGTCGCGCACAGGTTCAGACCCTGACGCCGAATCTGCTGGCCTTCGGACCCACCGCCGTCCATTCGGCGCCGCCGGTGCGCTGTGTGCATACCGTGGCGCCGGTCGCGGAGGCCCTCGGCCTCGAGATCGTGCCCGAACCGCTGCTGTCGGAAACCGGTTATGCCGCAGCACCACAGGCCGGAGTCGACCGATTGCGCGCACTGGTCTCCCCCGACAGCGTGCCGCTCGTATGCAGTCAGGGCAAGGTCATTCCCGATCTGCTGCAACGGTGGGCCGACGATTCCGGGCTGACCCTGCCGCCGGCCCGGAACCGCAAGGGCACCGCGTGGGTGCTTTCGGTCGCCGGCGACCGGCTGGTGGCCGCCGACCACCTCGACCGGTCGCTGCGCACCCACTGA
- a CDS encoding MFS transporter gives MTTVAQRHSTRRWIMLALGVFAQSSSAVIVHGTPFLLPALTDRGMPLATAGLLVAMPTVGLVCTLIAWGYAVDRFGERTILVAGPLVMCVAGVAAATVTNYGVLGVLLFIAGMGAASTNGASGRVIVGWFPADQRGLAMGIRQTAQPLGVAIAAMSIPAVAAAHGFSTAILVPAAMAGLAAIGCLVGIIDPPRPASADVHRNNPYRGDSTLWRIHAVSVLLVIPQATLWTFALLWLHRDAGLSLPVAGAIVTATQILGAAGRIGAGIWSDRVGSRLRPLHSVAIAALISMAALAGAAWLHWWWAAIPILFAASVITVADNGLAFTAVAEIAGPYWSGRGLGIQNTGQNLASAAVAPVFGALITAAGFPATYLVAAVIAAAAVPLVPLRRN, from the coding sequence ATGACCACCGTGGCGCAGCGGCACTCGACCCGGCGGTGGATCATGCTCGCCCTCGGAGTGTTCGCGCAGAGCTCCAGCGCGGTGATCGTGCACGGCACACCTTTTCTGCTGCCGGCCTTGACCGACCGCGGAATGCCCTTGGCCACAGCGGGTCTGCTGGTCGCGATGCCGACCGTCGGCCTGGTCTGCACGCTGATCGCGTGGGGCTACGCGGTCGACCGATTCGGTGAGCGCACCATCCTGGTCGCCGGGCCGCTGGTGATGTGTGTGGCGGGAGTGGCTGCCGCGACGGTGACGAACTACGGCGTGCTGGGTGTGCTGCTGTTCATCGCCGGTATGGGTGCCGCGAGTACCAACGGCGCCAGCGGGCGGGTCATCGTGGGCTGGTTCCCGGCCGATCAGCGCGGGCTGGCGATGGGTATCCGGCAGACCGCGCAGCCGCTGGGCGTGGCGATCGCGGCCATGTCGATTCCGGCTGTCGCTGCGGCACACGGATTTTCCACCGCGATCCTGGTTCCGGCGGCGATGGCGGGACTGGCGGCGATCGGCTGCCTGGTCGGCATCATCGATCCACCGCGGCCGGCGAGCGCCGACGTCCACCGGAACAATCCGTATCGGGGCGATTCCACCCTGTGGCGCATTCACGCCGTATCGGTTCTGCTGGTGATTCCCCAGGCCACCCTGTGGACCTTCGCGCTGCTGTGGCTGCATCGCGATGCCGGGTTGTCGTTGCCGGTGGCCGGCGCGATCGTGACCGCGACGCAGATTCTGGGCGCGGCCGGTCGCATCGGCGCCGGAATCTGGTCCGACCGGGTCGGTAGCCGGTTGCGGCCGCTGCACTCCGTGGCGATCGCGGCATTGATCTCGATGGCCGCGCTGGCCGGGGCGGCGTGGCTGCACTGGTGGTGGGCGGCGATCCCGATCCTGTTCGCGGCCTCGGTCATCACCGTCGCCGACAACGGCCTGGCGTTCACCGCGGTCGCCGAAATCGCGGGGCCGTACTGGAGCGGTCGCGGACTGGGCATCCAGAACACCGGCCAGAACCTGGCGTCGGCCGCTGTCGCACCGGTTTTCGGGGCGCTGATCACCGCGGCGGGTTTCCCGGCCACCTACCTGGTGGCCGCGGTGATCGCGGCGGCCGCGGTACCCCTGGTACCGCTGCGCCGGAACTGA
- a CDS encoding HU family DNA-binding protein translates to MNKAELIDVLTEKLGTDRRTATAAVEHIVDTIVRAVNKGQSVTITGFGVFEQRKRAARVARNPRTGETVKVKPTSVPAFRPGAQFKAIISGKQKIAAAGPAVKRGVAAPVSGAAKKAAAKKTTAKKAAAKKTTTAKKTAAKKTVAAKKTVAKKAPAKKVTAKKTVAKKAPAKKTTATAKKTAAKKTVAAKKTVAKKTAAKKAPAKAAAKRTAAKRTTRR, encoded by the coding sequence ATGAACAAGGCGGAACTGATCGATGTTCTGACCGAGAAGTTGGGTACTGACAGGCGCACGGCCACTGCGGCAGTCGAGCACATTGTCGACACGATCGTGCGTGCGGTGAACAAGGGTCAGAGCGTCACAATCACCGGATTCGGTGTATTCGAACAGCGCAAGCGGGCGGCACGGGTGGCGCGTAATCCCCGTACCGGCGAGACCGTCAAGGTGAAGCCCACTTCGGTGCCGGCCTTCCGTCCGGGTGCGCAGTTCAAGGCGATCATCTCGGGCAAGCAGAAGATCGCGGCCGCCGGTCCGGCCGTGAAACGCGGTGTGGCAGCGCCGGTGTCGGGTGCGGCCAAGAAGGCCGCCGCCAAGAAGACGACGGCGAAGAAGGCCGCCGCCAAGAAGACCACCACGGCCAAGAAGACCGCCGCCAAGAAGACGGTCGCCGCCAAGAAGACGGTCGCGAAGAAGGCTCCGGCCAAGAAGGTCACGGCGAAGAAGACGGTGGCGAAGAAGGCCCCGGCCAAGAAGACCACCGCTACCGCCAAGAAGACCGCCGCCAAGAAGACGGTCGCAGCCAAGAAGACGGTCGCCAAGAAGACGGCGGCGAAAAAGGCTCCGGCCAAGGCCGCCGCCAAGCGGACGGCGGCCAAGCGCACCACGCGTCGATAG
- the leuC gene encoding 3-isopropylmalate dehydratase large subunit: MAERPRTLAEKVWDQHVVAQGAGEGAQREPDLIYIDLHLVHEVTSPQAFDGLRAAGRPVRRPDLTIATEDHNVPTVDIDKPIADPVSRTQVETLRRNCEEFGVRLYPMGDIEQGIVHVVGPQLGLTQPGMTVVCGDSHTSTHGAFGALAMGIGTSEVEHVMATQTLSLRPFKTMAINIDGELPAGVTSKDVILAVIAQIGTGGGQGYVLEYRGEAVRAMSMEARMTMCNMSIEAGARAGMVAPDEITYDFLKGREHAPQGAEWDTAVAAWEALKTDPDAKFDAEVHIDASSLTPFVTWGTNPGQGAPLGAAVPNPADFTDENERSAAEKALSYMDLEPGTPLREVPVDTVFVGSCTNGRIEDLRAVADVLKGRKVADNVRMLIVPGSMRVRAQAESEGLGEIFTAAGAEWRQAGCSMCLGMNPDQLSPGQRCASTSNRNFEGRQGKGGRTHLVSPLVAAATAVRGRLSAPADLN, encoded by the coding sequence ATGGCCGAACGGCCACGCACGCTGGCGGAGAAGGTTTGGGATCAGCATGTCGTCGCACAGGGTGCGGGGGAGGGTGCGCAGCGCGAACCGGATCTCATCTACATCGATCTGCATCTGGTGCACGAGGTGACCAGTCCGCAGGCCTTCGACGGGCTGCGGGCGGCGGGCCGGCCGGTGCGGCGGCCGGATCTGACGATCGCGACCGAGGACCACAATGTGCCGACGGTCGATATCGATAAGCCGATCGCGGATCCCGTTTCGCGGACTCAGGTGGAGACGCTGCGCCGCAATTGCGAGGAATTCGGCGTGCGGCTGTACCCGATGGGCGATATCGAGCAGGGCATCGTGCACGTGGTCGGCCCGCAGCTGGGTTTGACCCAGCCGGGTATGACCGTGGTGTGCGGTGATTCGCACACCTCGACTCATGGCGCGTTCGGCGCGCTGGCGATGGGTATCGGCACCAGCGAGGTCGAGCATGTGATGGCGACGCAGACGCTGTCGTTGCGCCCGTTCAAGACGATGGCGATCAATATCGACGGTGAGCTGCCGGCGGGAGTCACGAGCAAGGACGTGATTCTGGCGGTCATCGCGCAGATCGGCACCGGTGGCGGACAGGGCTATGTCCTCGAATACCGCGGTGAGGCCGTGCGCGCCATGTCGATGGAGGCGCGGATGACGATGTGCAACATGTCCATCGAGGCGGGCGCCCGGGCGGGCATGGTGGCCCCCGACGAGATCACCTACGACTTCCTGAAGGGCCGTGAACACGCACCCCAGGGCGCGGAATGGGATACCGCGGTGGCGGCCTGGGAGGCCCTGAAAACCGATCCGGACGCGAAATTCGACGCCGAGGTGCATATCGATGCGTCCTCGCTGACCCCCTTCGTCACGTGGGGCACCAACCCCGGTCAGGGGGCCCCGCTGGGAGCCGCGGTGCCGAATCCGGCCGATTTCACCGACGAAAACGAGCGGTCGGCCGCCGAGAAGGCGCTGAGTTATATGGATTTGGAGCCGGGAACTCCGCTTCGTGAGGTGCCGGTCGATACGGTATTCGTGGGTTCGTGCACCAACGGCCGTATCGAGGATTTGCGCGCGGTGGCCGATGTTTTGAAGGGTCGCAAGGTCGCCGACAACGTGCGGATGTTGATCGTGCCCGGGTCGATGCGGGTGCGGGCCCAGGCCGAATCCGAGGGGTTGGGCGAGATTTTCACCGCGGCGGGCGCGGAATGGCGGCAGGCCGGCTGCTCGATGTGCCTGGGAATGAACCCGGATCAGCTTTCCCCCGGTCAGCGCTGTGCTTCGACCTCGAATCGCAACTTCGAGGGTCGTCAGGGTAAAGGCGGCCGTACGCATCTGGTTTCGCCTCTGGTCGCGGCCGCGACGGCCGTTCGGGGCCGGTTGTCGGCCCCCGCGGATCTGAACTGA
- a CDS encoding fumarylacetoacetate hydrolase family protein, with amino-acid sequence MRLGRVASPDGVAFVSIETDGSDEIAREIAEHPFGTPTFTGRTWPLADVRLLAPILASKVVCVGKNYAAHAAEMGGPAPEDPVIFLKPNTAIVGPNLPILLPPSSSQVDYEGELAVVIGRPCKDVPAARAADVILGYTVANDVTARDQQRHDGQWTRGKGYDTFCPLGPWIETELDPSDLEITTELDGEVRQRSRTSLLLHDIPKVIEWVTTVMTLLPGDVILTGTPEGVGPMVDGQTVSVTVQGIGTLTNPVAAKR; translated from the coding sequence ATGCGTCTAGGTCGTGTTGCCAGCCCCGATGGGGTCGCGTTCGTGAGTATCGAAACCGATGGTTCCGACGAGATCGCTCGTGAAATCGCCGAGCATCCGTTCGGTACCCCGACATTCACCGGCCGAACCTGGCCGTTGGCCGATGTGCGACTGCTGGCTCCCATTCTGGCCAGCAAGGTGGTCTGCGTCGGCAAGAACTACGCCGCCCACGCCGCGGAAATGGGCGGTCCGGCCCCGGAGGATCCGGTGATCTTCCTCAAGCCCAACACCGCCATCGTCGGTCCGAACCTTCCGATTCTGTTGCCGCCCAGTTCGTCTCAGGTGGACTACGAGGGTGAGCTGGCGGTGGTGATCGGGCGTCCGTGCAAGGATGTGCCGGCCGCGCGGGCCGCCGACGTCATCCTGGGCTACACCGTCGCCAACGATGTCACCGCGCGTGATCAGCAGCGCCACGACGGTCAGTGGACGCGGGGCAAGGGATACGACACCTTCTGCCCGCTGGGTCCGTGGATCGAGACCGAACTCGATCCGAGCGATCTCGAGATCACCACCGAACTCGACGGCGAGGTACGCCAGCGCAGCCGGACTTCACTTCTGCTGCACGATATTCCGAAGGTGATCGAATGGGTCACCACGGTAATGACTCTGCTGCCAGGTGATGTCATTCTCACCGGAACGCCCGAAGGTGTAGGACCGATGGTCGATGGGCAAACCGTATCCGTGACGGTTCAGGGCATCGGCACCCTCACCAATCCCGTTGCCGCAAAACGTTGA
- the leuD gene encoding 3-isopropylmalate dehydratase small subunit: MEAFKVHKGIGVPLRRSNVDTDQIIPAVYLKRVTRTGFEDGLFAAWRSDPTFILNNTPFDRGSVLVAGPDFGTGSSREHAVWALMDYGFRVVISSRFADIFRGNAGKGGLLAAQMSQHDVELLWKLIEEHPGLELIVDLEARTVTAGTTVLRFDIDDYTRWRLLEGLDDIGLTLRQEHAIEQFEKARPAWKPTTIPEPISRD; encoded by the coding sequence ATGGAAGCCTTCAAGGTGCACAAGGGGATCGGCGTGCCGTTGCGCCGGTCGAATGTCGATACCGACCAGATCATCCCGGCGGTCTATCTGAAACGGGTGACTCGAACGGGATTCGAGGACGGTCTGTTCGCCGCCTGGCGTTCGGATCCGACGTTCATTCTGAACAACACCCCCTTCGACCGGGGAAGTGTGTTGGTCGCCGGTCCGGATTTCGGTACGGGATCGTCACGAGAGCACGCTGTTTGGGCGTTGATGGACTATGGGTTCCGGGTGGTCATCTCTTCCCGCTTCGCCGACATCTTCCGGGGCAACGCCGGTAAGGGCGGCTTGTTGGCCGCGCAGATGTCACAACATGATGTCGAATTGCTCTGGAAGTTGATCGAAGAACACCCGGGCCTGGAATTGATCGTCGATCTCGAGGCACGCACAGTGACCGCTGGAACCACCGTGTTGCGCTTCGATATTGACGACTACACCCGGTGGCGGCTGCTGGAAGGTCTGGACGACATCGGACTCACTCTTCGGCAGGAACACGCCATTGAGCAGTTCGAAAAGGCAAGGCCAGCTTGGAAACCGACCACCATTCCGGAGCCTATTTCACGGGACTGA
- the gltX gene encoding glutamate--tRNA ligase: protein MTDVRVRFCPSPTGTPHVGLIRTALFNWAFARHHGGTFVFRIEDTDAARDSEESYSAILDALRWLGLTWDEGPEVGGPYGPYRQSLRRDLHLDVVQRLLAAGEAYESFSTPEEVEARHRAAGRDPKLGYDNFDRDLTPEQIAAYKAEGRPAVVRLRMPAEDLVWNDLVRGEITAKAGTVPDFALTRGTGDPLYTLVNPVDDAMMKITHVLRGEDLLSSTPRQLALYAALRRIGIAEFTPEFGHLPFVMGQGNKKLSKRDPESNLFVHRERGFIPEGLLNYLALLGWSLAEDRDVFSMAEMVEAFDISKVNSNPARFDQKKADAINAEHIRLLEAGDFARRLREFLTAQGHIGAEVDDRVFTAAAELVQTRIVVLGDAWDLLKFLFVPAEEFAVDEAAAQKNLGPDAAPVVQAAIDALDGVSEWTPGALEEALKKALVDDLGLKPRKAFGPVRVAVTGSHISPPLYESLELLGREVTMRRLRAALA from the coding sequence ATGACTGACGTACGGGTCCGCTTCTGCCCGTCACCGACCGGCACACCGCATGTCGGCCTGATCCGGACCGCACTGTTCAACTGGGCGTTCGCTCGACACCACGGCGGCACCTTCGTCTTCCGTATCGAAGATACCGATGCCGCACGCGATTCCGAGGAATCCTACAGTGCGATTCTGGATGCGCTGCGCTGGCTGGGACTCACCTGGGACGAGGGTCCCGAGGTCGGCGGTCCCTACGGGCCGTATCGCCAATCGCTGCGCCGGGACCTTCATCTCGATGTCGTGCAGCGGTTGCTGGCGGCCGGTGAGGCGTACGAATCCTTCTCCACCCCAGAGGAAGTCGAGGCCCGTCATCGCGCAGCGGGACGTGACCCGAAGCTCGGTTACGACAACTTCGACCGCGATCTGACGCCGGAGCAGATCGCGGCCTACAAGGCCGAGGGGCGCCCGGCGGTGGTGCGGTTGCGCATGCCCGCCGAGGATCTGGTCTGGAACGATCTGGTGCGTGGTGAGATCACCGCCAAGGCCGGGACGGTGCCGGATTTCGCGCTCACCCGTGGTACCGGCGATCCGCTCTATACGCTGGTCAATCCCGTCGACGACGCGATGATGAAAATCACTCACGTGTTGCGCGGTGAGGATCTGTTGTCGTCCACTCCGCGGCAGCTGGCGTTGTATGCCGCATTGCGGCGGATCGGCATCGCCGAGTTCACCCCGGAGTTCGGGCATCTGCCGTTCGTGATGGGGCAGGGCAACAAGAAGTTGTCGAAACGTGATCCGGAGTCGAATCTGTTCGTTCACCGGGAGCGCGGATTCATTCCTGAAGGTTTGCTGAATTACCTGGCTTTGCTCGGATGGAGCCTCGCCGAGGACCGCGACGTCTTCTCCATGGCGGAGATGGTGGAGGCCTTCGACATATCGAAAGTAAATTCGAATCCGGCCCGTTTCGACCAGAAGAAGGCCGATGCGATCAACGCCGAACACATTCGTTTGCTGGAGGCCGGGGATTTCGCCCGACGGTTGCGGGAGTTCCTCACCGCGCAGGGACACATCGGTGCGGAAGTGGATGACCGAGTTTTCACCGCCGCCGCCGAGTTGGTGCAGACGCGGATCGTCGTCCTCGGTGATGCCTGGGATCTATTGAAGTTTCTGTTCGTTCCGGCCGAGGAGTTCGCGGTGGACGAGGCCGCGGCACAAAAGAATCTGGGCCCCGACGCGGCGCCGGTCGTCCAGGCCGCGATCGATGCGCTCGACGGTGTTTCGGAATGGACTCCGGGCGCGCTCGAGGAAGCGCTGAAAAAGGCTCTGGTGGACGATTTGGGGCTCAAACCGCGTAAGGCCTTCGGGCCGGTCCGGGTGGCGGTCACCGGTTCGCACATCAGCCCGCCGCTGTACGAATCGCTGGAACTGCTGGGCCGTGAGGTGACCATGCGGCGGCTGCGAGCCGCACTGGCGTGA
- a CDS encoding pyridoxamine 5'-phosphate oxidase family protein, translating into MGVNQRAQIVMSETEITEFLERSRIITLASLGKNGMPHLTAMWYGLVDGEIWFETKGKSQKAVNLRRDPRVTVLVEAGDTYDQLRGVSIEGRAEIVEDAEALFKVGVSVWERYTGPYTEELRPMVEAMLNKRVAIRVVPERIRSWDHRKLGMPAMPAGGSTWPAQD; encoded by the coding sequence ATGGGAGTGAACCAACGCGCACAGATCGTGATGTCCGAGACGGAGATCACCGAATTCCTCGAAAGAAGTCGCATCATCACCCTGGCGAGCCTGGGCAAGAACGGGATGCCGCATCTGACCGCGATGTGGTACGGCCTGGTGGACGGCGAGATCTGGTTCGAGACGAAGGGCAAGTCGCAGAAGGCGGTCAATCTGCGCCGCGATCCCCGGGTCACGGTGCTGGTCGAGGCGGGCGACACCTACGACCAGCTGCGCGGTGTCTCCATCGAGGGCCGGGCCGAGATCGTCGAGGACGCCGAGGCGCTGTTCAAGGTCGGCGTCAGCGTCTGGGAGCGCTACACCGGGCCCTACACCGAGGAACTGCGGCCGATGGTGGAGGCGATGCTGAACAAGCGCGTCGCGATCCGCGTGGTGCCGGAGCGGATCCGCAGCTGGGACCACCGGAAGCTCGGCATGCCCGCCATGCCGGCGGGCGGGTCGACCTGGCCGGCTCAGGACTAG
- a CDS encoding RNA degradosome polyphosphate kinase, giving the protein MIVSVSDTETAPQQPRLPAAPPAATPPRTAPAATQLPADRYLNRELSWLDFNARVLALAEDPSEPLLERAKFLAIFSSNLDEFYMVRVAGLKRRAEAGLSVRSADGLSPTEQLTLIAERTQELADRHARVFLDQIQPALTDDGIAIIGWSDLDDDERRRLSGYFLDQVFPVLTPLAVDPAHPFPYISGLSLNLAVTVKDSDTGGEHFARVKVPDNVDRFVRVRRTRAEPANNRRDSEAAALPPLAAFLPMEDLIAAHLEQLFPGMEVVEHHSFRITRNADFEVDEDRDEDLLQALERELARRRFGSPVRLEVSDDMTEHMLELLLRELDVDPGDVIQVPGLLDLSCLWQVYGVDRPGLKDAPYVPATPPAFGERETPRNVFAALREGDVLVHHPYDSFSTSVQRFIEQAAADPQVLAIKQTLYRTSGDSPIVNALIDAAEAGKQVVALVEIKARFDEQANIKWARALEQAGVHVVYGLIGLKTHCKTCLVVRREGATIRRYCHIGTGNYNPKTARLYEDVGLLTAAPEIGADLTDLFNSLTGYSRKANYRNLLVAPSSVRSGIVERIQRETELAAQGVPARIRLKANAIVDEQIIDALYRASQAGVPVQIVVRGICGLRPGVPGMSDNIEVRSILGRFLEHSRILHFQAQDEYWIGSADMMHRNLDRRVEVMAQVKDPKLRERLAVVFDSALDPATRCWVLQPDGGWAAQPSPDAEGRGVQVRDHQDFLMRLRRPDQQ; this is encoded by the coding sequence ATGATCGTGAGCGTGAGCGATACGGAGACCGCCCCGCAACAGCCCCGACTACCGGCGGCACCGCCGGCGGCCACACCGCCACGCACCGCGCCCGCCGCGACTCAGTTGCCAGCCGATCGCTACCTCAATCGTGAGCTGAGTTGGCTGGACTTCAACGCCCGCGTCCTCGCCCTCGCCGAGGACCCGTCGGAACCGTTGCTGGAACGGGCGAAATTCCTGGCGATCTTCTCCTCGAATCTCGACGAGTTCTACATGGTCCGGGTCGCCGGGCTCAAACGCCGCGCCGAGGCGGGGTTGTCGGTCCGTTCGGCCGACGGCCTGTCGCCCACCGAACAGCTCACCCTCATCGCCGAGCGGACGCAGGAGCTGGCCGATCGGCACGCGCGCGTCTTCCTGGACCAGATCCAGCCCGCCCTCACCGACGACGGTATCGCCATCATCGGCTGGTCCGATCTCGATGACGACGAGCGGCGGCGGCTGTCGGGATATTTCCTCGATCAGGTGTTCCCGGTGTTGACCCCGCTCGCGGTCGATCCGGCCCACCCCTTCCCCTACATCAGCGGCCTGAGCCTGAATCTCGCTGTGACGGTGAAGGATTCCGATACCGGCGGTGAGCACTTCGCCCGGGTGAAGGTGCCCGACAACGTCGACCGCTTCGTCCGGGTCCGGCGTACCCGCGCCGAGCCGGCCAACAACCGCCGCGACTCCGAGGCCGCGGCACTGCCGCCGCTGGCCGCGTTCCTGCCGATGGAAGATCTGATCGCCGCCCACCTCGAACAGCTCTTCCCGGGAATGGAAGTGGTGGAACACCATTCGTTCCGTATCACCCGCAATGCCGACTTCGAGGTGGACGAGGACCGCGACGAGGATCTGCTGCAGGCGCTCGAACGCGAACTGGCCCGGCGCCGGTTCGGGTCGCCGGTGCGCCTGGAAGTGTCCGACGATATGACCGAGCACATGCTCGAGCTGCTGCTGCGCGAACTGGACGTCGACCCCGGCGATGTCATCCAGGTGCCCGGACTGCTCGACCTGTCGTGCCTGTGGCAGGTCTACGGCGTCGACCGGCCCGGTCTCAAGGACGCGCCCTACGTACCGGCGACGCCGCCGGCATTCGGGGAAAGGGAAACGCCGAGAAACGTTTTCGCCGCCCTGCGCGAGGGCGATGTGCTGGTGCACCATCCCTACGATTCGTTCTCCACCAGCGTGCAGCGCTTCATCGAACAGGCCGCGGCCGACCCTCAGGTGCTGGCCATCAAGCAGACCCTCTACCGCACCTCCGGCGATTCCCCCATCGTCAACGCGCTCATCGACGCCGCCGAGGCCGGCAAACAGGTCGTGGCCCTGGTGGAGATCAAGGCCCGGTTCGACGAACAGGCCAACATCAAATGGGCTCGCGCGCTGGAACAGGCGGGCGTGCATGTGGTCTACGGTCTCATCGGATTGAAGACCCATTGCAAGACCTGCCTGGTGGTGCGGCGCGAGGGTGCGACCATCCGCCGCTACTGCCATATCGGCACCGGTAACTACAATCCGAAAACGGCCCGGCTCTACGAGGACGTCGGACTCCTCACCGCCGCACCGGAAATCGGCGCCGACCTCACCGATCTGTTCAACTCGCTGACCGGCTATTCGCGAAAGGCCAACTATCGCAACCTGTTGGTGGCGCCCAGTAGCGTCCGCTCCGGGATCGTGGAACGGATCCAGCGCGAAACCGAACTGGCCGCACAGGGTGTGCCGGCCCGAATTCGCCTCAAGGCCAACGCGATCGTCGACGAACAGATCATCGACGCGCTCTACCGCGCTTCTCAGGCCGGTGTCCCGGTGCAGATCGTCGTGCGCGGCATCTGCGGGCTACGCCCGGGGGTGCCCGGAATGAGCGACAACATCGAAGTGCGCTCGATCCTCGGCCGCTTCCTCGAACATTCGCGCATCCTGCATTTCCAGGCGCAGGACGAATACTGGATCGGCAGCGCCGATATGATGCACCGCAATCTCGATCGGCGCGTCGAGGTCATGGCGCAGGTGAAGGATCCCAAACTACGGGAGCGACTGGCGGTCGTCTTCGACTCGGCGCTGGATCCGGCGACCCGCTGCTGGGTGCTGCAGCCCGACGGCGGCTGGGCGGCCCAGCCCAGCCCCGACGCGGAGGGCCGCGGCGTGCAGGTGCGCGACCACCAGGACTTCCTGATGCGATTGCGTCGTCCGGATCAGCAGTGA
- a CDS encoding IclR family transcriptional regulator translates to MRQHSGIGVLDKAMAVLHAVAAQPCGLNELCARTGLPRATAHRLAVGLETHRMLARDATGSWRPGPALSELATAAEDPLLDAAAIILPRLREITGESVQLYRLDGHSRICVAALEPTSGLRDTVPVGARLPLTAGSAAKVLLAWADPDLQRGVLADAVFGERALAEVRRRGWAQSAAERSAGVASVSAPVRDSATDVVAAVSVSGPIDRMGRRPGARWAADLVAAADALHKRL, encoded by the coding sequence ATGAGACAGCATAGCGGTATCGGGGTGCTCGACAAAGCCATGGCCGTCCTGCACGCGGTGGCCGCACAGCCCTGTGGCCTCAACGAGCTGTGCGCGCGCACCGGACTGCCCCGGGCCACCGCGCACCGGCTGGCGGTCGGCCTCGAGACCCACCGCATGCTCGCCCGCGACGCCACCGGTTCCTGGCGGCCGGGACCGGCGCTGTCGGAACTGGCCACCGCGGCCGAGGATCCGCTGCTCGACGCCGCGGCGATCATCCTGCCGCGCCTGCGCGAGATCACCGGCGAGAGTGTGCAGCTCTACCGGCTCGACGGCCATTCGCGCATCTGCGTGGCCGCACTGGAACCGACCTCCGGCCTGCGCGATACCGTCCCGGTCGGCGCCCGCCTGCCGCTGACCGCCGGTTCGGCCGCGAAAGTACTGCTCGCCTGGGCCGATCCGGATCTGCAGCGCGGGGTCCTCGCCGATGCCGTCTTCGGCGAGCGCGCCCTGGCGGAGGTGCGCCGGCGCGGCTGGGCGCAGAGCGCCGCCGAACGCTCCGCGGGTGTGGCCAGCGTGTCCGCTCCGGTGCGGGATTCGGCCACCGACGTCGTCGCCGCCGTCTCGGTATCCGGTCCGATCGATCGGATGGGCCGGCGGCCGGGTGCGCGCTGGGCCGCTGATCTCGTCGCCGCGGCCGACGCCCTGCACAAGCGGCTCTGA